The sequence GGTTGATAGGCTGGGTGTGTAAGCATGGCAACATGTTGAGCTTACCAGTACTAATAGGTCGTGAGGCTTAGCCACTTTTTTCCACGAATAAATTTAGATACTTTGATGTTGAAGCATATTTTGCGAAATTCTTCGTTGCTTCGCATGTGTTTTAAAACGGAGTAGTCCACTACACCTTATTTAAAACACCTGCTTGCGCCTTGAATTTCACTAAAATCTGCATCAACATAACGACATAGCAACTTTTGATTTTACTGCAACAGATTACATATTTGGATCCATGGAATAATGGCAGTTTGAAGCATTCTGAAGTTCCAGGTCCGACCAGTGTAACCGGTGGCGATGGCGAAGAGGCCACACCCGTACCCATCTCGAACACGGAAGTTAAGCTCTTTAGCGTCGATGGTACTGCATGGGAGACTATGTGGGAGAGTAGAACGCCGCCGGTTTTTTTTTACAAAAGCCCTGATCCTGATCAATAAGTCGACAGGGTCAGGGCTTTTTTTGTGCACCATCCTTTTTTATGGATAATTTTTGCCCCAGGTGCAAGGCACAGGCTACGAAGCTAACGGTACCCTACCCTCTTCAAATGTCCTGTAACGCCGCAGATGAGGTAAAAAATGTTCATAAAGGGGCCTGTAGCTCAGTTGGTTAGAGCGCACGCCTGATAAGCGTGAGGTCGGTGGTTCAAATCCACCCAGGCCCACCACTTCTTTTTAAAAGCCCTGAGCAGGATATCCTGCTCAGGGCTTTTTTTTATGAGCCTGGTGGTTATTCGGGTCAGAGTTTTTTATATTTGTATAAAGTGCTCAGAATAAGTTTATATAAAATGCAGATCATAAACCCAATTTTCAATATTGCTTTTTACATCGGAGAATGTTTTAAGAAAAAGAGTTCAAGAGAGTGTCAATATTCACAATTAAACTTGATTGAAAGAAAATGGCAAATGGATTTGTTGCTATCCATAAAGTATAAGTATATTCAACAAATTGAGCTTAATAACAAACAATTTGAAATACGGAAAAAAATTTATAAAAAACAGGTTGAATATATTTACGTCCATTCCAGTATGAGGCAAAAAAACATCGTTGGTCGTTTCAAGCCCATTAAAGTTATTAAAAAAGAGCCCGAATCCATTTGGAATGAGTTTCACTCCCGTTTAGGAGTCTCTGAGGTTGAATTTCAAGAGTATGCCAGCAACTGTCAATTCCTTTATCTAATTCAAATTGATTCATATGAAAAACCTTTAAGACCTGTAGAATTAGAGAAGGTTTTCGAAAGATACCAGGCACCTCAGATGTTTAAATACCTAAGTCAAAATGAATCAAATCTATTGCAGGGATACTTTTAATATATGAATTCAATCGCATTGTGGTGGGATACACAAAAAAATGTTACGGAGGATAATTTTCCAAAAATTCATTTAGATATCAATATTTGGCTATCAAAAGATGAAAAACACAATAGTATAGAATTTGGTTTAAAAATTAGTAAGTTTGCTTCTATCAAAAGTATTTATTTGTTTTTACCCTTCATTTGTAAAGATTCTGATTTTAGCGATAAAATTATTCAACTGTCAGCGAACGCAAAATTAACCAACGCACTATTCAATGAAAAGATGAGCATTTCTAATGATAATGGGATTTTCCACAAAGTAACCTATCCAAATAAGGATTCTTTTTATTACAGTAATATTAATCAAAAAGATATTATTTTTGAAGAGATTGAGTGTGAAAGAAAAATACGAGGCAGTCAAATTACTATTACCCCGGAAATAAAAGCCACCGATAAAATAAATACTGTATATTATAGATTCCGTATAAAAAAAGTTGATAAAATTTTAAAAACACTTAGTGAAAATAATTTCATCATTGATGGCCTATTCAAAAAAATGAATTTCATTGAATTTAATCTGAATACTATAAGGAAATTGCCGTCAACAATTGTGGAAAAATTTGATGGAGAATATAGTCTCGATTCAATGAATTTATTTTTGATTACCGATATGTTTAATGATTTCGTCTTTAAGAGTAAGGATTTAAAGGCATCAAGGATATTGGAAAATCCGATTTGGAATGAATATATTGGACATTCTAACAGGAGTTTCGTGGTTAGACCTGCATGGCCCGGTGAAAGCCTTGCCTGGCGGGCGCAATTCAGGTAACAGGTTGTAAGACCCCACCTTCATTAATATGATGGCCAAAGGCCGATAGGACTTCGGCCTGGGTCTTACTCGGCGTCTCAAGGCGCCTGGTCGGTTTTCTTGCCCCTTTCGGCAAAGTCAGAATAGAATGTAGATGCTTCATATCATCCATGACGTTCTCTGCTGTCCGTTCAATTCCGGCGCTCTTTAGTTTTAATTCAATTCGACGCAGGTAAGCCATGGCGGCCACACATGTAAATAAATGACATTTAATTTTGCTGTCAGTCCAGTGCCGGATCGGCTGCACACCTACTAAGTCTTCATTCTTACTGAGACGGAAGCGGTCTTCAACTTGCCATCGATCTAAACTCGCTTCAATAATATCTTTTGTCGCCCAGTCCGTATTATCTGTGATGATAATATTTTTACCGAACATCAGCTTTTTTTGTTTCACTATATATGGATCTTTTCGGAAGCTCATATTCAAGCCGTTTGCTGATGTTTCAAAATTCAAAGTAAATAAATCGGGGGCCATGTGAAGCCTTTGACACAATCGGATATATCTGGCTTGTACGTCCTCAGCTTTCTTCCAGTGAGCTGCTCCTTCTTTAACCTTCGTTCTCATTGCAAGCAATTCCTGTCGGATCGTATCAAGCTTGCTCTCAAAGGTGTATGATTTCTTTCGGGCTGTCCTGGGATTATAATGGTTTTGCTAACCTAAAATTGACCCCTTTGAGGGCCAAATGACAACCTAAAATTGACCCCCCACTTTGCATCAGTACTCTGGTATTGAATGGAGATTTTTAACCCATTACCGGAGACGAAAAGGAGAATGCTTAAAGTGGATCAGTATGATTACATCCGAACAGCTCACCGTGTTTATGGAAAGGCCATTAAAGAGCTTGCCAGAGAAACCGGCCATTCAAAAAACACCATAAAAAAAATTTTAAAGCAGGAATACATTGGCTACAAGCAACGATCTAAACAGCCATATCCCGTTCTTGGTCCTTATATCCAGGAGATAGACCGCTGGCTTGGCGATGACAAGGACAAGCCATACAAACAGCGACATACAGCAACCCGGATATACCATCGTCTGAAATCGGAACTCGAGTATTCCGGTGGAGAGACGACGGTTCGCCGTTATGTGCGTGAGGCAAAGCTGAGGCTGGGTTTAACGAATCAGCAGGCATTTATCCCATCAGATCCGACGACTGCCCAGGAAGCCGAGGTAGACTGGGGAAACTGTCAGGCAGTTATTGCCGGCGAACCCGTGAAGCTGAAATTATTTTGCATACGTTCAAAATGTTCGGGCAAACACTTTGTTCGCTGTTATCCCTGTGAAAGGCAGCAAGCTTTATTTGACGCTCATATCCAGGCCTTTTCATTTTTTGGAGGCGTGTTCCCAGTTCTTATCTATGACAATCTGACAACAGTCGTACAAAAGGTATTTAAAGGAAAAAAACGTCATCTTCAGGAATCTTATAATCGGTTCAAGGCCTATTACAACTTCGATCCACGGTTTTGCAATCCCGGCCAGGGCCATGAAAAAGGTGGGATTGAAGGCCTGGTCGGCTACGCTCGAAGAAATTATATGGTTCCTATCCCACATGCTGACAGCCTGGACGAATTGAACACGCGCCTCCTCGATGATTGCATGGCCTATGGAGAGCATCGCATCGCCGGTCAAACACAAAGCGTCAATGAATTGTTTGAATCAGAAAAGCAGGTATTGCTGCCATTGCCGACAACATCGTTCAGTAACGTTGAGACGTTCATGGTCAGGGTAAACAAATATGCCACCGTTATTATTGACAAGAACCGGTATTCTGTCCCGACGCGCTATGCTTACATGAGAGTGCAGGCGATAGTAGAGATAGACCAGGTGATCATTTATTGGAGCGGCAGAAAAATAAGCACCCATCATCGGTTATATGGAAATAATAAGTGGAGTTTAAAACCGGAACATTATCTGGAGTTGATTCGTCAGCGTCCACAATCATTTGATACCGCCCGGCCAATTTTACAATGGCGTGATCAATGGCCGGATTGCCTGGAAAAGTTATTAGAACATTTTCGCCGGAAAAACGGTGTAACCAAAGGTACCCGGGAATTTGTCACCGTGCTGATGCTGTACGAAAAATATGCTGTCGACAAGATCGAAGCAGCCGTAAAGGAAGCACTGAAAAGCAATGTCGGCTGCAGCAATGCTCTCAAGCAGATTTTACACAGTCAAAACATCTCTATGGAGTCCCAATTTGATCCTTTGTCGAACTGGGAGACACTGCCCCCTGCTGACATCTCGGCATACGAACAGCTTGGAGGTATCTTATGAACCCAGCAGTCCAGGCAGTCCTCACACAGCACTTAAAAACGCTGAAGCTCTCGACGATGGAAAAAGAGTTGGAAGGTCAGATCCGGCAGGCGCATGAGGCGGCCTGCGGCTACGATGAGTTTTTATTGAATCTTGTTGAAGCGGAAGTTCAAATACGGCAGGAAAACGGTCGCAAGCGACGTCTCAAGGAAGCCAGGTTCCCGATGCAGAAACCGCTTGAAACATTTGATTTTGAGGCTGCCCCTGATTTGGACGCCCGGTTGATCAAAGAACTTTCAACAGGGACATTCATTAAAGAAGCCCGGAATATAATTTTGATAGGTAAAAGCGGAGCCGGTAAAACCCATCTGGCAACCAGCATCGGGATGGAAGCCTGCCGGTATGGACATCGAGTTCGTTTTATTACTGGTTGTGGGCTTGCAAACGAACTGACGGAGGCCAGGGAACAACAGGCTCTGGGTAGAATGATAAAACGATATGCCGGTTATGGGCTGTTGATTCTTGATGAATTGGGGTACGTCCCGTTCAGTAAAATCGGCGCTGAATTATTGTTCCAAGTCCTTACCGAGCGCCATGAAAGACGTTCGATCATCATCACTACCAATCTTGGTTTTGGTGATTGGACGCAGGTGTTTGGCGATGCAAATCTTACCGCTGCTCTGCTGGATCGTGTCACTCACCGGGCTCACATTATTCAATGTAACTGGGACAGTTATCGACTTAAACAGACTTTAAAATCGAGAGGATAAAGAATGAAAGAACTGGATGTATATAATCCCCTGAAAGGTCGAAATGAAACGATAAGGATCGAGATCTCCGAAGACTGTACGACCTATTTTGAAGAGGCGGAGAAGAATGATGATATCCTGAGCATTACAGACACAGATGCCGGTTTGTTAATACAAGAGTGTGGGTGCACAAAACCGATTCTCATAGCTGTAGAATCACGGGAATCAATTAATTACAGCCAAAAAGGAGCGTTGAAGGCAATAGCCGACTACTGCGTTGGGTAGCCCGTCCGGCCAGGGCCAGGGGATCGGCCCGGCGCCGGGCCGATCCCCTGGCCCTGGCCGTTACCCAAACCGGAACTATATAAAAAGCGATAAGAGAATGATTTTAACAACAGGGGGGGTCAAAATTGGGTTGTCGAGAGGGGTCAATTTTGTGTTGCAATTCCGATTATAAGTTATGATAACGCTCCGCTCCTTGCCCCAGTATTCTTTTTTAGTTCGATATGCCAATTGACACTCTTCCCGGCGCTCTTCATCAATCAGTCTTCTGTTGCGGGCAGTATCTGCAATTTCAAACCGGTCGAGTGGGGTAGCCGCAAGCTCCTGGGCAAAATAAGTGGAATATGTCGTAATAAAATGGACTCTGGAATGCTCGTCAATCCAGGTGTAATTCCCTTCAGAATTCATTCCTTTGTCAATAACGATTGTAAGTCGCTCTTTGGTATTGTTCAGGTCGCATGCCACCCTAAACATTTCTTCCATGATTGATTCAAAGTGCTTGCTATCATGAATATTGCCTGGGTAAATCGAATAAAATAAAGGGAGTCTGGTGTCTCGTGCAACCAAAAGGCCGAGGCCGATCTGTCTGAGATGATGCCTGCCTTCCTTGTTTTTACCTCTGCACGCAATTTTCGACAAAGTTTGGCTTCCCATGAAGGTATAATAATTAGTGGTATCAAATAACAGACAATCAGACGAAGGCTTTTCGACCTGCCATAATCGTCTGAAGAACTTCGATATGATCGTGTTTAAGGTTTTTTCATCAACTCGGTCCCACTTGTCCCAGTATCGTTTGCATGAGAGTTCGTTTAGATCGACAGGGCGTATATGCTGGATCGCGGTTCTCTTATACCAATCCGATAATTTGTTTTTACTGACGGTCTCAATCATGCGATTCCAGACACAATAAAGGAAATATTCCCCTATTGAAGGTCCTTTTTCCCGATCGGCCGGTGGAATAATCTCATCAATCATAGAGCAAAGATCAAAGTCTTTATCTGCTTGCTGGGCCAACCACAGTGCACCGAATCCTTCAGCCTTTAAAGTGGTTATTTCCTGAGACTGGCCTTTTACAAGACTGGCTACCCGATCCGGTGAACCAATATAGGTTTGAGAAATAACCTTGGGCTTACCGTTTACCCGGGCGATCTCCCTGACATACAGGTAGGGTCTTCCTTTTTTCTTCTTGATATGGAAATGTGCCATGATTCATAATATTTAGCAGGGTCTTACATGTCAAGAAAAAAACAATAGAAAGACTGATTTGATAGGGTTTTGAGCATAGAAAGGTTGTGTGACTTGAGGGGTACTACAAGAGACAGGGTCGAAAACGCTTGTCAATAAAGGGATTCGACGATTCCGAACGGTTTATCTCCGAAACTCCTGTCTAAGTTATCAAATAAAATGATTGCTTATCACTGGAAAGAAAAAGAATTTACAGATTATAGCTTATTTTTAAAAACGACATATGTTAAAAGGAACTATTGGTTGTTTCTTTTAATGATATTATTCACTTTATCGATCGGGTGCGTAGGTGGAGTTTTTGGTAATTACATAACAAATAAAGTATTTAATGATTTTCAAAAAAAAGAAACGCTAACAGAATCAACAAATGGGGAGGATTATAATGCTACAAAATAATTATAACCGTCCGGATATTATAAAAAATTTTTTAGCTATCAAAAAAATAACTGACATAGCTTGTTTCTCATGTTTCACTGCGATTCAAGCTGCTTTAAAAGACGTTAACGATTTTTATCCCCAATTTGATAGTTGGTTTTATGAAAAAGTTGTACCGGGCGTAATCAATTCAGAACGAAAAATACTTTTTGGGCAAGTGAACGGTAAAGTTGCAGGTATTGCAATTATAAAAAATACTTCTGAAAAAAAGATATCAACCGTGAAGGTTGCCGAAAAATTTAAGGGACAAAGAATTGGGCGCCAGCTATTTGAAAATTCGTTTGAGGCCTTAGATACAGAAAAACCGTTTTGTACAATTTCAGAAGAAAAGCTACCTGAATTTAAAAGTACGTTCGCCTATTATGGATTTAAGCTAACAAGCGTTCATAACGGGCTTTATAGAGATGGGAAAAAAGAGTTTTTCTTCAACGAATAATTACGGTTCCATAATCCGAATTAGAACTTAAAGGGCCGGGAGGTTATCCCGGCCCTTTATTATTTTACTGCTCAGGAAGCTATGGCACGGAGCACTTTGTTTTGTTTCTGTCTCGTGGCTGTTAATCCCCTTTTAAAAATATTTTTTAAAAACCCAAAAAAGTTCTTGACGGCATTTTAAATTTCAGGCATATTACGCCGGTCTTCTCGAGGGGACAAAGTAAAGCGGTTTTCTTCGGGAAGTTTTTTTTTGAAAGTTGGATCTTTGAAAATTGGTCAGTGAAAAAGAAAAGAGCGGGTCAATGACAATGCGCTTTTAAGCCTGGCGGCTTTAAGCGTAGACCTTAAAAAGTTTTAGTAAAGGATTATAACTGGAGAGTTTGATCCTGGCTCAGAATGAACGCTGGCGGCGTGCTTAACACATGCAAGTCGAACGAGAAAGAGATTGCTTGCAATCTCGAGTAGAGTGGCGCACGGGTGAGTAACACGTAGATAATCTGCCTTCAAGCCTGGGATAACTATTCGAAAGGGTAGCTAATACCGGATAAAGTCGGTTTACACAAGTAAATTGATGAAAGATTGCCTCTTCTTGAAAGCAATTGTTTGGGGATGAGTTTGCGTACCATTAGCTAGTTGGTGGGGTAAAGGCCTACCAAGGCAACGATGGTTAGCTGGTCTGAGAGGATGATCAGCCACACTGGAACTGGAACACGGTCCAGACTCCTACGGGAGGCAGCAGTGAGGAATTTTGCGCAATGGGGGAAACCCTGACGCAGCAACGCCGCGTGAGTGAAGAAGGCCTTTGGGTCGTAAAGCTCTGTCAACTGGGAAGAAGTTAGATTCTATTAATAGTGGATTCTATTGACGGTACCAGTGGAGGAAGCGCCGGCTAACTCCGTGCCAGCAGCCGCGGTAACACGGGGGGCGCAAGCGTTATTCGGAATTATTGGGCGTAAAGGGCGCGCAGGCGGTCTTGTCCGTCAGGTGTGAAAGCTCGGGGCTCAACCCCGGAAGTGCACTTGAAACAGCAAGACTTGAATACGGGAGAGGAGAGAGGAATTCCTGGTGTAGAGGTGAAATTCGTAGATATCAGGAGGAACACCGATGGCGAAGGCATCTCTCTGGACCGATATTGACGCTGAGGCGCGAAGGCGTGGGTAGCGAACGGGATTAGATACCCCGGTAGTCCACGCAGTAAACGTTGTACACTCGGTGTGGCGGATATTAAAATCTGCTGTGCCCAAGCTAACGCATTAAGTGTACCGCCTGGGAAGTACGGTCGCAAGACTAAAACTCAAAGGAATTGACGGGGGCCCGCACAAGCGGTGGAGCATGTGGTTTAATTCGACGCAACGCGAAGAACCTTACCTGGGTTTGACATCCTGTGAATATTGGGTAATGCCAATAGTGCCTTCGGGAGCACAGAGACAGGTGCTGCATGGCTGTCGTCAGCTCGTGTCGTGAGATGTTTGGTTAAGTCCAGCAACGAGCGCAACCCTTATCGTTAGTTGCCAGCACATAATGGTGGGAACTCTAACGAGACTGCCCGGGTCAACCGGGAGGAAGGCGGGGATGACGTCAAGTCCTCATGGCCCTTATATCCAGGGCTACACACGTGCTACAATGGTAGGTACAAAGGGCAGCGACTCTGCAAGGAGAAGCGAATCCCAAAAGCCTATCT is a genomic window of uncultured Desulfobacter sp. containing:
- the istB gene encoding IS21-like element helper ATPase IstB, which translates into the protein MNPAVQAVLTQHLKTLKLSTMEKELEGQIRQAHEAACGYDEFLLNLVEAEVQIRQENGRKRRLKEARFPMQKPLETFDFEAAPDLDARLIKELSTGTFIKEARNIILIGKSGAGKTHLATSIGMEACRYGHRVRFITGCGLANELTEAREQQALGRMIKRYAGYGLLILDELGYVPFSKIGAELLFQVLTERHERRSIIITTNLGFGDWTQVFGDANLTAALLDRVTHRAHIIQCNWDSYRLKQTLKSRG
- the istA gene encoding IS21 family transposase encodes the protein MLKVDQYDYIRTAHRVYGKAIKELARETGHSKNTIKKILKQEYIGYKQRSKQPYPVLGPYIQEIDRWLGDDKDKPYKQRHTATRIYHRLKSELEYSGGETTVRRYVREAKLRLGLTNQQAFIPSDPTTAQEAEVDWGNCQAVIAGEPVKLKLFCIRSKCSGKHFVRCYPCERQQALFDAHIQAFSFFGGVFPVLIYDNLTTVVQKVFKGKKRHLQESYNRFKAYYNFDPRFCNPGQGHEKGGIEGLVGYARRNYMVPIPHADSLDELNTRLLDDCMAYGEHRIAGQTQSVNELFESEKQVLLPLPTTSFSNVETFMVRVNKYATVIIDKNRYSVPTRYAYMRVQAIVEIDQVIIYWSGRKISTHHRLYGNNKWSLKPEHYLELIRQRPQSFDTARPILQWRDQWPDCLEKLLEHFRRKNGVTKGTREFVTVLMLYEKYAVDKIEAAVKEALKSNVGCSNALKQILHSQNISMESQFDPLSNWETLPPADISAYEQLGGIL
- a CDS encoding GNAT family N-acetyltransferase, coding for MLQNNYNRPDIIKNFLAIKKITDIACFSCFTAIQAALKDVNDFYPQFDSWFYEKVVPGVINSERKILFGQVNGKVAGIAIIKNTSEKKISTVKVAEKFKGQRIGRQLFENSFEALDTEKPFCTISEEKLPEFKSTFAYYGFKLTSVHNGLYRDGKKEFFFNE
- a CDS encoding transposase, with amino-acid sequence MAHFHIKKKKGRPYLYVREIARVNGKPKVISQTYIGSPDRVASLVKGQSQEITTLKAEGFGALWLAQQADKDFDLCSMIDEIIPPADREKGPSIGEYFLYCVWNRMIETVSKNKLSDWYKRTAIQHIRPVDLNELSCKRYWDKWDRVDEKTLNTIISKFFRRLWQVEKPSSDCLLFDTTNYYTFMGSQTLSKIACRGKNKEGRHHLRQIGLGLLVARDTRLPLFYSIYPGNIHDSKHFESIMEEMFRVACDLNNTKERLTIVIDKGMNSEGNYTWIDEHSRVHFITTYSTYFAQELAATPLDRFEIADTARNRRLIDEERREECQLAYRTKKEYWGKERSVIITYNRNCNTKLTPLDNPILTPPVVKIILLSLFI